The following are encoded together in the Malaya genurostris strain Urasoe2022 chromosome 3, Malgen_1.1, whole genome shotgun sequence genome:
- the LOC131436304 gene encoding dynactin subunit 6: MNLKNDIKIMPRSMVCEDTNLRGEITVSSGCVIHPSSTIFAESGPIVIGENCIIEEYATIVHRIPKGHPSYDDVLEGNVKPLVIGPDNIFEVGCTVEALKIGERNVFECKSYVSADVVVTNGCVIGAGCRLVGEQVLPEKTIIYGKQCQQREAIEKQRSQMVQIDYLRKILPNYHHLKKASYDPKKVRAQV; this comes from the exons ATGAACCTGAAAAATGA TATAAAAATCATGCCTCGTTCAATGGTTTGTGAAGACACTAATCTCCGAGGTGAAATAACCGTGTCCAGCGGATGTGTCATTCATCCAAGTTCGACTATATTCGCTGAATCCGGCCCGATAGTGATAGGAGAAAACTGTATCATTGAGGAATATGCAACGATTGTACATCGCATTCCAAAAGGTCATCCGTCCTACGACGACGTTTTGGAAGGCAATGTAAAGCCACTGGTAATTGGCCCAGACAACATTTTTGAAGTAGGCTGCACCGTGGAAGCGCTCAAGATTGGAGAGCGGAATGTTTTCGAGTGCAAAAGCTACGTTTCGGCGGACGTAGTCGTTACCAATGGGTGCGTCATCGGGGCAGGTTGTCGACTGGTCGGGGAGCAGGTATTACCGGAGAAAACGATTATCTACGGAAAGCAATGCCAACAGCGAGAGGCAATCGAAAAGCAGAGA TCTCAGATGGTGCAAATTGATTATCTTCGGAAAATATTACCCAACTATCACCACTTAAAAAAGGCATCATATGATCCAAAAAAAGTACGGGCAcaagtttaa